A stretch of the Pan paniscus chromosome 2, NHGRI_mPanPan1-v2.0_pri, whole genome shotgun sequence genome encodes the following:
- the ZNF501 gene encoding zinc finger protein 501, with amino-acid sequence MNSSQISLRMKHGRVNMQKKPSKCSECGKFFTQRSSLTQHQRIHRGEKPYVCSECGSCFRKQSNLTQHLRIHTGEKPYKCNECEKAFQTKAILVQHLRIHTGEKPYKCNECGKAFCQSPSLIKHQRIHTGEKPYKCTECGKAFSQSVCLTRHQRSHSGDKPFKCNECGKAFNQSACLMQHQRIHSGEKPYTCTECGKAFTQNSSLVEHERTHTGEKLYKCSECEKTFRKQAHLSEHYRIHTGEKPYECVGCGKSFRHSSALLRHQRLHAGE; translated from the coding sequence ATGAATTCCAGCCAAATATCACTCAGAATGAAACATGGGAGAGTTAACATGCAGAAGAAACCTTCAAAGTGTAGTGAATGTGGAAAGTTCTTTACTCAGAGATCATCTCTTACCCAGCACCAGAGGATTCACAGAGGAGAGAAGCCCTATGTGTGCAGTGAATGTGGAAGTTGTTTCCGTAAACAGTCAAATCTTACTCAACATCTGAGAATTCATACCGGAGAGAAACCttataaatgtaatgaatgtgagAAAGCCTTTCAAACAAAAGCAATTCTTGTTCAGCATctgagaattcatactggagagaaaccctataaatgcaatgaatgtggaaaagccttttGTCAGAGCCCATCCCTTATTAAACACCAgcgaattcatactggagagaaaccatataAATGtacagaatgtggcaaagccttcagTCAGAGCGTATGCCTTACTCGTCATCAGAGAAGTCATTCTGGAGATAAACCTTTTaagtgtaatgaatgtgggaaagcctttaatCAGAGTGCATGTCTCATGCAGCATCAGAGAATTCATTCAGGAGAGAAGCCCTACACATGCACTGAATGTGGTAAAGCCTTCACTCAGAACTCTTCCCTTGTTGAACATGAaaggactcacactggagagaaacttTATAAGTGTAGTGAGTGTGAAAAAACTTTCCGCAAACAAGCACACCTTAGTGAGCATTacagaattcatactggagaaaaaccttATGAGTGTGTTGGATGTGGGAAATCCTTTAGGCACAGTTCAGCACTTCTTCGACATCAGAGGCTTCATGCTGGAGAGTAA
- the ZNF502 gene encoding zinc finger protein 502 → MLNMQGAEERDIRRETCPGWVNKNKPAPEQDVCKIDSSGIVVKRFQEDEYQDSTFEEKYACEGMKENSPREIAESCLFQEGGFGRITFIHKEAPPEIISQGYNFEKSLLLTSSLVTRLRVSTEESLHQWETSNIQTNDISDQSKCPTLCTQKKSWKCNECGKTFTQSSSLAQHQRTHTGERPYACEECGKAFSRSSFLVQHQRIHTGVKPYGCEQCGKTFRCRSFLTQHQRIHTGEKPYKCNECGNSFRNHSHLTEHQRIHTGEKPYKCNRCGKAFNQNTHLIHHQRIHTGEKPYICSECGSSFRKHSNLTQHQRIHTGEKPHKCDECGKTFQTKANLSQHQRIHTGEKPYKCKECGKAFCQSPSLIKHQRIHTGEKPYKCKECGKAFTQSTPLTKHQRIHTGERPYKCSECGKAFIQSICLIRHQRSHTGEKPYKCNECGKGFNQNTCLTQHMRIHTGEKPYKCKECGKAFAHSSSLTEHHRTHTGEKLYKCSECEKTFRKYAHLSEHYRIHTGEKPYECIECGKFFRHSSVLFRHQKLHSGD, encoded by the exons ATGTTGAATATGCAAGGAGCTGAAGAGAGAGACATTAGAAGAGAGACTTGTCCAG GCTGGGTAAACAAGAACAAGCCTGCTCCAGAGCAGGATGTCTGTAAAATTGACTCATCAGGGATAGTAGTAAAGAGGTTCCAAGAGGATGAATACCAAGATTctacatttgaagaaaaatatgcaTGTGAGGGCATGAAGGAAAACTCTCCTAGGGAGATTGCTGAATCATGCCTTTTCCAGGAAGGAGGTTTTGGGAGAATAACTTTCATCCACAAAGAAGCACCCCCTGAAATTATTAGTCAAGGATATAATTTTGAGAAAAGCTTGCTTTTGACCTCAAGCCTTGTTACACGTCTCAGGGTTTCTACAGAAGAGAGTCTGCATCAGTGGGAAACAAGTAATATACAAACCAATGATATTTCAGACCAAAGTAAATGTCCAACTCTCTGCACACAGAAAAAATCTTggaaatgtaatgaatgtggaaaaacctTTACTCAGAGCTCATCCCTTGCCCAACATCAGAGAACTCATACTGGAGAGAGACCCTACGCATGtgaggaatgtgggaaagcctttagtcGTAGTTCATTCCTTGTTCAACATcaaagaattcacactggagTGAAACCATATGGATGTGAGCAGTGTGGGAAAACATTTCGATGTCGATCATTTCTTACTCAGCATcaaagaattcacactggagagaaaccttataaaTGCAACGAATGTGGGAATTCCTTCCGCAATCACTCACATCTCACTGAACaccagagaattcacactggagagaaaccttataaaTGTAATAGGTGTGGGAAGGCATTCAATCAGAATACACACCTTATTCAtcatcagagaattcacactggtgAGAAGCCTTACATATGCAGTGAATGTGGCTCTTCTTTTCGAAAACACTCAAATCTTACAcaacatcagagaattcacactggggAAAAACCCCATAAATGTGATGAATGTGGGAAAACTTTCCAAACAAAGGCAAACCTCTCTcagcatcagagaattcatactggagagaaaccctataaatgtaaagaatgtggcaaagccttttgTCAGAGCCCATCTCTTATTAAACACCAgcgaattcatactggagaaaaaccatataagtgtaaagaatgtggcaaagcgtTTACTCAGAGCACCCCACTCACTAAACATCAGAGAATACATACAGGGGAGAGACCCTACAAATGCAGTGAATGTGGTAAAGCCTTCATTCAGAGCATTTGCCTTATTCGGCACCAGAGAAgtcacactggagaaaaaccctataAATGCAATGAATGTGGAAAGGGCTTTAATCAGAACACCTGCCTCACTCAGCATatgagaattcatactggagagaagccctataaatgtaaagaatgtgggaaagcctttgcTCATAGCTCATCTCTTACTGAACATCATAGAACTCACACTGGTGAGAAGCTCTATAAATGTAGTGAGTGTGAGAAAACCTTCCGCAAGTATGCACACCTTAGTGAACATTACAGAATTCACACTGGTGAGAAGCCTTATGAGTGTATTGAGTGTGGAAAGTTCTTCAGACATAGTTCAGTCCTTTTCAGACATCAGAAACTTCACAGTGGTGACTAA